In one window of Heterodontus francisci isolate sHetFra1 unplaced genomic scaffold, sHetFra1.hap1 HAP1_SCAFFOLD_49_2, whole genome shotgun sequence DNA:
- the LOC137361399 gene encoding probable G-protein coupled receptor 139 — MNDEKLNWSSHKNSMATRAVNLLTIRILSRGKCGLSKCVTRYLVAMAAADLLVIILDLILRHIPIVYWEQFQFLQSISVCNIHAILLYAATDCSVWFTVTFTFDRFVAICCQKLKSKYCRERTSAVVLGTVTVLSCLKNIIWYFTFTGRYLLLNVPWFCHVTMDGYVAYVSGTIELLHNILTPCVPFVVILLLNALTIRHIIVSSRGRRRLRHHSSGESRRDTEMKSRRKSIMLLLVISGNFILLWAMFMVYSIWWRMRYLGSVFVFLPEFLRELGFMLQLLSCCTNTAIYAVTQTQFREQLKNMLKSPFTTFVKFIQ, encoded by the exons ATgaatgacgagaaactgaactggagtagccataaaaatagcatggctacaagagcag ttaacttactGACGATTAGGATCCTGTCTCGGGGGAAATGTGGTCTCTCCaagtgtgtcactcgctacctggtggccatggcagcggcggatctactggtcattatcctcgacctaatattgaggcacattcctattgtttattgggaacagtttcagttcctgcaaTCCAtctccgtgtgtaatatccacgctatcctgctttacgcagccacagactgttctgtctggttcaccgtcactttcacctttgatcgatttgtggccatttgttgccagaagctgaaaagtaaatattgcagggaGAGAAcgtcggctgtggttctgggaacagtgactgtgctgagctgtttgaagaaCATCATCTGGTATTTTACATTCACAGGTCGGTATTTGCTGCTGAACGTACCGTGGTTTTGTCATGTAACAATGGATGGTTATGTCGCttatgtctcaggaacaatagagctcctccataacattctaacacCATGTgttccatttgtggtgattctgctgctcaacgctctcaccatcagacacattatagtgagcagcagaggacgcaggagactcagacatcacagcagtggggagagtcgcagagacacaGAGAtgaagagtcgaaggaaatccattatgTTGCTGTTAGTTATATCGGGGAATTTCATTCTATTGTGGGCAATGTTtatggtgtattcgatatggtgGCGGATGAGGTATTTGGGCTCTGTGTTTGTTTTTCTACCTGAgtttctgcgggaattgggcttcatgctgcagctcctgagttgctgcacaaacactgctatTTATGCCGTGACTCAgacacagttcagagagcagttgaagaatatgcTGAAATCTCCCTTCACTACatttgttaaattcattcaataa